The Candidatus Methylomirabilota bacterium genome includes the window CGCCTTCCTGGCGCTGTTCGTCGCCGCCGGGAGTGCGGACCTCGGCTGGCGGCGGACCACGCTCTTCGGGGTCGTGGTCTGGCCGATCGCCTGGCTCGCCGAGTTCTCCTCGACGCGCACCGGGTTCCCGTTCGGGATCTACC containing:
- a CDS encoding carotenoid biosynthesis protein; translation: MDLVLGTLTLRPYVFAFLALFVAAGSADLGWRRTTLFGVVVWPIAWLAEFSSTRTGFPFGIY